The following proteins are co-located in the Nonlabens ponticola genome:
- a CDS encoding outer membrane beta-barrel protein, translating into MKKILCVCICLITLVANSQTQRIPAYVIDTEGVKTQGFINSSTNYKTPSAINFYSSTEGNESVKITPQNAREVGLTNGDVKLISSATTIDLSNDEVLTNSSEIRTRESTIFLRQIIQGKADLYLHSNENNTRYYIKNDTSSIVLLPFKKYMTTDNVVKNVATYRAILNEYLKCNKNDFKVLSETSYNENDLKDYIQRYNDCQGSNSKIFKQRFNFKPFSATAMAGVGFSYANLDPTADRFDGFDDPSNTALRVGGIAEFSLDRINYTWSIIGELFYTAGSSTELSQEQIDGNVSGKITSFEYQSIDAMLGARTYLYANDKLSIFPGLSVGYKVSSGDSKIYAIDPSVNIVSDISNQFVVQPSVGIEFNRKVSAVAQYQFYTDTSFRNFGFDINLSTFNVMVGYRLF; encoded by the coding sequence ATGAAAAAAATATTATGCGTATGCATTTGTCTAATCACATTAGTAGCTAACTCTCAAACTCAAAGGATTCCCGCTTATGTAATTGATACCGAAGGCGTGAAAACTCAAGGTTTTATAAATTCAAGTACCAATTATAAGACGCCTAGCGCTATCAATTTTTATAGCTCAACGGAAGGTAATGAGTCTGTAAAAATCACTCCGCAAAACGCTCGCGAAGTTGGATTGACTAATGGCGATGTTAAATTAATAAGTAGCGCTACAACCATCGACTTATCAAATGATGAAGTGCTGACTAATAGCTCTGAAATTAGAACTCGAGAAAGCACCATTTTCCTGAGGCAAATTATACAAGGTAAGGCTGATCTGTATCTACACTCTAATGAAAATAATACCAGATACTATATTAAAAATGACACCAGCAGTATTGTTTTACTGCCCTTTAAAAAATATATGACAACCGATAATGTTGTTAAAAATGTAGCCACATATCGAGCTATACTCAATGAATATTTAAAGTGTAATAAAAATGATTTTAAGGTTTTATCAGAAACTAGTTACAATGAGAATGATTTAAAAGATTACATACAACGTTACAATGATTGTCAAGGTAGCAATAGTAAAATCTTTAAACAGAGATTTAACTTCAAACCATTCTCCGCAACTGCAATGGCTGGAGTAGGCTTCAGTTATGCAAATTTAGATCCAACTGCTGATCGCTTTGACGGTTTTGACGATCCTAGCAACACAGCACTGCGTGTAGGCGGCATAGCTGAGTTTAGTCTAGATCGAATAAACTATACCTGGTCAATAATAGGAGAGTTGTTTTACACGGCAGGGTCGTCCACTGAATTATCACAAGAGCAAATTGATGGTAATGTTTCAGGAAAGATTACGTCTTTTGAATATCAATCGATCGATGCAATGCTAGGTGCGAGAACTTACTTATATGCCAATGATAAACTTTCAATTTTTCCAGGACTGTCCGTAGGATATAAAGTATCGAGTGGCGATAGTAAAATTTATGCCATTGATCCTAGTGTGAATATCGTGAGTGATATTTCTAATCAATTTGTGGTGCAACCGTCAGTAGGTATAGAATTTAATAGAAAAGTGAGTGCGGTAGCTCAATATCAATTTTATACTGACACGAGCTTTAGAAACTTTGGCTTTGACATCAACCTATCCACGTTTAACGTCATGGTAGGCTATCGATTATTCTAA
- a CDS encoding DUF4295 domain-containing protein, protein MAKKSVATLQTGSKRLTKAIKMVKSPKTGAYTFVSAIMAPELVNDFLNKK, encoded by the coding sequence ATGGCAAAGAAATCAGTAGCAACCCTACAAACTGGGTCAAAGAGATTAACTAAAGCCATTAAGATGGTTAAGTCACCTAAAACTGGTGCCTACACATTTGTGAGTGCTATCATGGCTCCAGAATTAGTAAACGACTTCTTGAACAAGAAGTAA
- the rpmB gene encoding 50S ribosomal protein L28 gives MSRVCELTGKRAMSGNNVSHAMNKTKRRFNVNLFKKRFYLPEEDKWITLRVSARAIKNINKKGITQVVKEARANGILSK, from the coding sequence ATGTCACGAGTTTGTGAACTTACTGGTAAGAGAGCGATGTCGGGAAACAATGTTTCTCACGCGATGAATAAGACTAAGCGTCGTTTTAACGTGAACCTTTTCAAGAAGCGTTTTTACCTACCTGAAGAAGATAAGTGGATCACACTACGTGTATCTGCAAGAGCGATAAAGAACATCAATAAAAAGGGAATTACCCAAGTTGTGAAAGAAGCACGTGCAAACGGCATCTTGAGCAAGTAA
- a CDS encoding amidase family protein, whose amino-acid sequence MRFLYLFLFVFIVACGPSQNATTQENNGEQEAKASQEPKELEEMDFKVLDSKYITRDDVFAVLKADVLRFRESSPSGNRKKDEMNEYVLEKTIPEIQSAIYENKFTYRDLALFYLDRIYRYDRNNELSLNSVISLNPKVLEQATAADKRMDQMKSYGESFNPYTITGMPILLKDNINTADMPTTAGAATLMENQTRDAQIVTNLKDAGAIILGKANLSEWAYFFCGDCPSGYSAVGGQTLSPYKRKFIDTGGSSSGSGVSVAANLAVAAVGSETSGSILSPSSQNSVVGFKPKVGTLSGDGIVPISSYLDTAGPMAKSVIDAAILMQALTGDTSNAFIDNTLLKKLDEASLKGRRFGIFPDFKSNPLYAKAIQDVKNLGGVIVELPAREVQLNNFLTVLNADMRQDLPAYFKESANKKYNGWDVGKVMMENRKDSINAMPYGQRLFQGIMDEKEMTDAEFLAVKNNITANAQNYFDSYINDYGLDGFLSINNYSAGIAAVGFYPALTVPMGYDLNGVPYGLTFITKDDLSRQLFVWAAAYENAYPKRKIPSNYTK is encoded by the coding sequence ATGAGATTTTTGTACTTATTTCTATTCGTTTTTATTGTTGCCTGTGGCCCATCTCAAAATGCTACCACGCAAGAAAATAATGGGGAACAAGAAGCCAAGGCTTCTCAAGAGCCTAAGGAGCTAGAAGAAATGGATTTCAAGGTACTGGATTCTAAATACATCACTAGAGATGATGTTTTTGCAGTTTTGAAGGCTGATGTGTTACGCTTTCGCGAAAGCTCGCCTAGCGGTAATCGCAAGAAAGACGAAATGAACGAGTACGTACTCGAGAAAACCATACCTGAAATACAAAGCGCGATTTATGAGAATAAATTTACCTATAGGGATCTAGCATTGTTTTATCTGGATAGGATTTATCGCTATGACCGCAATAACGAGCTTTCCTTAAACAGTGTCATCTCACTTAATCCTAAGGTCTTAGAACAAGCAACTGCTGCGGATAAGCGCATGGATCAAATGAAATCCTATGGCGAGTCCTTCAATCCATATACGATCACAGGTATGCCTATCCTATTAAAGGATAACATCAATACGGCCGACATGCCAACGACTGCTGGCGCTGCAACATTGATGGAAAATCAAACAAGAGATGCACAGATAGTGACCAATTTGAAAGATGCCGGTGCGATTATTTTAGGGAAGGCCAACTTGAGCGAATGGGCATATTTTTTCTGTGGAGATTGCCCAAGCGGCTACAGCGCTGTCGGTGGTCAAACATTAAGTCCCTATAAACGCAAGTTTATTGATACAGGTGGATCGAGTAGTGGTAGCGGTGTTAGTGTCGCTGCAAATCTAGCGGTTGCCGCGGTAGGATCAGAGACAAGTGGATCTATACTGTCACCTAGTTCTCAAAATTCTGTGGTTGGGTTCAAGCCTAAAGTGGGTACTTTATCTGGTGACGGCATCGTGCCTATTTCCAGTTATCTTGATACTGCTGGCCCGATGGCAAAAAGTGTAATAGATGCGGCTATACTTATGCAAGCGCTAACTGGTGATACGTCAAATGCTTTTATTGACAATACGTTACTTAAAAAACTTGATGAAGCTAGTTTGAAGGGTAGAAGATTTGGTATTTTCCCAGACTTTAAATCAAATCCATTGTATGCAAAAGCCATTCAAGATGTTAAGAATCTGGGTGGTGTCATCGTTGAATTGCCTGCACGAGAAGTGCAACTCAATAATTTCTTGACGGTCTTGAATGCAGATATGCGTCAAGATTTACCGGCTTATTTTAAGGAAAGTGCAAATAAGAAATACAATGGTTGGGATGTTGGTAAGGTAATGATGGAGAATCGCAAGGACAGTATCAATGCCATGCCTTATGGGCAAAGACTTTTTCAAGGAATCATGGACGAGAAAGAAATGACTGATGCTGAATTCCTTGCCGTCAAAAATAATATTACGGCAAACGCACAAAATTATTTTGATAGCTATATAAATGATTATGGACTGGATGGTTTTTTATCCATCAATAATTACAGTGCAGGAATAGCAGCGGTAGGATTTTATCCTGCATTGACTGTACCTATGGGTTATGACTTGAATGGTGTTCCCTATGGATTGACTTTTATAACTAAGGATGATTTGTCCCGACAGCTATTCGTATGGGCAGCAGCTTATGAAAACGCTTATCCTAAAAGAAAGATACCTTCTAATTATACCAAATAA
- the ftsY gene encoding signal recognition particle-docking protein FtsY — MSFFKNIFNKEKKETLDKGLEKSKNSFLDKLGKAVAGKSKVDDDLLDDLEDVLVSSDVGVATTIKVINRIEERVARDKYLGTEELNKILREEIAGLLSEVNSGNATEFSIPETKGPYVIMIVGVNGVGKTTTIGKLAHQFKKAGKKVVLGAGDTFRAAAVDQLQIWADRVGVDIVKQKMGSDPASVAYDTLQSAVANNADVVLLDTAGRLHNKINLMNELTKIKRVMDKVIPEAPHDVMLVLDGSTGQNAFEQAKQFTAATEVSSLAITKLDGTAKGGVVIGISDQFQIPVKYIGVGEGMEDLQVFNKIEFVDSFFN, encoded by the coding sequence ATGAGTTTTTTTAAAAACATATTTAATAAAGAGAAAAAGGAGACCCTTGATAAGGGTCTTGAGAAGTCCAAAAATAGTTTTCTCGACAAGCTAGGAAAGGCAGTTGCAGGTAAGTCCAAAGTTGACGATGACCTACTCGATGATCTTGAAGATGTACTGGTTTCAAGTGATGTAGGCGTTGCCACAACCATCAAAGTCATCAATAGGATTGAAGAGCGAGTTGCAAGAGATAAATATCTAGGAACCGAAGAGCTCAATAAAATACTGCGTGAGGAAATTGCAGGATTGCTAAGCGAGGTAAATAGCGGCAACGCTACGGAATTCTCCATACCAGAGACCAAAGGACCTTATGTAATCATGATTGTAGGCGTCAATGGTGTTGGTAAAACGACAACCATAGGTAAGCTGGCACATCAATTTAAGAAAGCTGGTAAAAAAGTAGTATTAGGAGCTGGCGATACCTTTAGAGCGGCAGCGGTGGATCAATTACAGATTTGGGCAGATAGAGTAGGCGTCGATATCGTCAAGCAAAAGATGGGAAGCGATCCAGCTAGCGTCGCATACGACACCTTGCAGAGTGCTGTCGCAAACAATGCCGATGTGGTATTGCTAGACACGGCAGGAAGACTACATAACAAGATCAACTTGATGAATGAGCTTACTAAAATCAAGCGCGTCATGGATAAAGTTATCCCAGAAGCACCGCACGATGTCATGCTGGTACTCGATGGTTCTACGGGACAAAATGCCTTTGAACAGGCAAAACAATTTACTGCTGCAACCGAAGTAAGCTCACTGGCGATTACTAAATTGGATGGTACTGCCAAAGGTGGTGTCGTCATAGGAATATCAGATCAATTCCAGATTCCTGTGAAATATATAGGAGTAGGTGAAGGCATGGAAGACCTGCAGGTATTCAATAAAATTGAATTTGTTGACAGCTTCTTTAATTAG
- the rpmG gene encoding 50S ribosomal protein L33 has translation MAKKGNRIQVILECTEHKETGKPGTSRYITTKNKKNTPDRLELKKFNPVLKRMTVHKEIK, from the coding sequence ATGGCAAAGAAAGGAAATAGAATTCAAGTAATCCTTGAATGTACTGAGCATAAAGAGACTGGTAAGCCAGGAACTTCTCGTTACATCACTACTAAGAATAAAAAGAATACGCCAGACCGCCTGGAATTGAAGAAATTCAACCCAGTATTGAAGCGTATGACTGTTCATAAAGAAATTAAATAA